From Solwaraspora sp. WMMD1047, the proteins below share one genomic window:
- a CDS encoding FmdB family zinc ribbon protein, producing the protein MPTYQYACTACGDQLEAVQSFTDEPLTECPACQGRLRKLFGSVGIVFKGSGFYRNDSRESSNGSRKGSESGDSATKAATSGSGDSGSNGGATAGGGSANGGSQGSGSTDSATKSGGSDSAKAKAGSTGGTSSGGGSTSTATKTGA; encoded by the coding sequence GTGCCCACCTACCAGTACGCCTGTACCGCGTGCGGTGATCAACTTGAGGCGGTCCAGTCCTTCACCGACGAGCCGCTCACCGAGTGTCCGGCGTGTCAGGGTCGGCTCCGCAAGTTGTTCGGCTCCGTCGGCATCGTCTTCAAGGGGTCCGGCTTCTACCGCAACGACTCCCGGGAATCCTCGAACGGCTCCCGCAAGGGGTCGGAGAGCGGTGACTCCGCGACCAAGGCCGCGACCAGCGGTTCCGGGGACTCCGGCTCGAACGGCGGCGCCACCGCTGGCGGCGGCTCGGCCAACGGCGGGTCCCAGGGCTCGGGCAGCACCGACAGTGCCACCAAGAGCGGCGGTTCGGACAGCGCCAAGGCCAAGGCGGGTTCCACCGGCGGCACCTCGTCCGGCGGCGGCTCGACGAGCACCGCCACCAAGACCGGCGCCTGA
- a CDS encoding flagellar biosynthesis protein FlgA produces MATEPALRPTRWPGPPRRTTVLRAGLVATFLALAAGALYAVPPATGCEPVASTPVDGRGAGGDGCGAGRSAGPASGPVSTDHPDPGPAAQAAGRPAADADDAADDPADADGQPGSELPGGLPLPAGAVGVPVPLAEPAVLAVVRPGTRVNLLAALPARRPGATVEPVLLAERVPVLAVLRPAATDGSAAVYLALDPEQARRTIGMPPDARFALAVLP; encoded by the coding sequence ATGGCGACGGAGCCGGCCCTGCGGCCGACCCGCTGGCCGGGACCGCCCCGGCGGACCACCGTGCTCCGAGCCGGGCTGGTGGCGACGTTCCTGGCCCTGGCCGCCGGAGCGCTGTACGCGGTCCCGCCGGCGACCGGCTGCGAGCCGGTCGCCAGCACGCCGGTTGACGGCCGGGGTGCGGGCGGCGACGGCTGCGGTGCCGGCCGTTCGGCCGGGCCAGCGAGCGGGCCGGTTTCCACGGATCATCCCGACCCCGGTCCGGCCGCCCAGGCTGCCGGCCGGCCGGCCGCCGACGCGGACGACGCCGCCGATGACCCGGCCGACGCGGACGGGCAGCCTGGCAGCGAACTGCCGGGCGGGTTGCCCCTGCCGGCCGGGGCGGTCGGCGTTCCGGTTCCACTGGCGGAGCCGGCGGTACTGGCCGTCGTCCGGCCCGGCACCCGGGTCAACCTGCTGGCCGCGCTGCCCGCCCGCCGTCCGGGCGCGACCGTCGAGCCGGTGCTGCTGGCCGAGCGGGTGCCGGTCCTGGCCGTGCTGCGCCCGGCGGCAACCGACGGCTCGGCCGCCGTCTACCTGGCGCTGGACCCGGAGCAGGCGCGACGGACGATCGGCATGCCGCCCGACGCCCGCTTCGCCCTCGCGGTCCTGCCCTG
- a CDS encoding 5-formyltetrahydrofolate cyclo-ligase, with protein sequence MRHDLLARRRALPAPTRADAAGAVQHQLADLVRRLRPTTMTGYAPVGAEPGGPELPEVLSRAVETGGGRLLLPVLRTDLDLDWGRYTGPGGLVAAGRGMREPDGARLGRAAIAGAGLVVVPALAVDRAGIRLGRGGGSYDRALARVAPGALIVAALHDGELVDRLPAHPHDRPVHAVVTPTGGFRSLGDRGGGPPG encoded by the coding sequence CTGCGCCACGACCTGCTCGCCCGCCGCCGGGCGCTGCCGGCTCCGACCCGGGCCGACGCCGCCGGCGCCGTCCAGCACCAGCTGGCCGACCTGGTACGTCGACTGCGCCCGACCACCATGACCGGGTACGCGCCGGTCGGGGCCGAACCGGGCGGGCCGGAGCTGCCCGAGGTGCTGTCCCGGGCGGTCGAGACCGGCGGCGGCCGGCTGCTGCTGCCGGTGCTGCGCACCGATCTGGATCTGGACTGGGGTCGCTACACCGGACCAGGCGGTCTGGTGGCGGCCGGTCGAGGGATGCGGGAGCCGGACGGCGCCCGGCTGGGCCGGGCGGCTATCGCCGGGGCCGGGCTGGTGGTCGTACCGGCGCTGGCCGTGGACCGGGCCGGCATCCGGCTGGGCCGCGGCGGCGGCTCGTACGACCGCGCGCTCGCCCGGGTGGCACCGGGTGCGTTGATCGTGGCGGCGCTGCACGACGGCGAACTGGTCGATCGGCTTCCGGCCCATCCACACGACCGCCCGGTGCACGCGGTGGTCACCCCGACCGGCGGCTTCAGGTCACTCGGCGACCGGGGCGGCGGGCCGCCCGGGTGA